A stretch of Exiguobacterium sp. BMC-KP DNA encodes these proteins:
- a CDS encoding type II secretion system protein, with protein MNFTQEDGFSLLETILSIVAIGTFLMVAIDPYLDLRAKQMKWERETEQLEQMATDQVENRSVSYVLKQGAWCNETMCLASGIRNDPPRIVIRPLAQSTSSVSDFDVDTTRPSAGSQSDE; from the coding sequence GTGAACTTTACGCAAGAAGATGGATTTTCTTTGCTTGAGACGATTCTTTCCATCGTTGCAATCGGTACCTTCTTGATGGTAGCGATTGACCCTTATCTCGATTTACGAGCAAAACAGATGAAATGGGAACGCGAGACGGAGCAACTGGAACAGATGGCAACGGATCAAGTCGAAAATCGATCCGTGTCATATGTTCTGAAGCAAGGAGCGTGGTGTAATGAAACGATGTGTCTTGCGAGCGGAATCCGGAATGACCCTCCTCGAATTGTCATTCGTCCTCTGGCTCAGTCCACTTCTTCTGTTAGCGATTTTGACGTTGACACCACTCGTCCGTCCGCCGGAAGTCAATCGGATGAATGA